Part of the Impatiens glandulifera chromosome 8, dImpGla2.1, whole genome shotgun sequence genome is shown below.
GGTTTTGAAGGCACAATATGATGAATTGACTGATAGGCTTCGATCTTTGAATTCGTTTTTGGAGATAGTTGGTGAAGTTAGTGGACATGCAGTTGATATCCATGAAATGCCACAAATTCTGCTTGAGCCATGGCAACTTCCATGTCAGGTGCAGCATACTTCAAGCATGTTTCAGTGCTGAATTGAAACCAACAGTTATGTTTctgggtttgtttgtttgattgtttgttcTATACTGTTTTGTTCTAAGTTGAATTTTCTTGTTTCTGGATTTGTGTCTTTAAAGTTGTTTGTTTCTTAAGATTTGGTTTCTAGAATGTTGTTCAATGTGTTTTTAATTGCTTTGCAAATGTACTCAGTGTGCTATGTTATGTACTGCCTATATGGTTGCTTCTATCAATTCAATAATTGGCTTTGTTCGAATTTAAGTTTGTGCATTTTTAAGATCATGATTTCGCTCTGTTATAACAGGTTTGGACTAAAGATTTCAACATTACATGTTGAAGTGGAAATTCATCATGTTTGTTGTTCTAGCCTTGTTTAAATGTTAGTAATGAATATGTGAAAGTGTGCAATCAAGCTTTGTGCTTTACTCCTATTGTGTGGTTCAGATGTTCATGAAATGGTCTTTTTGCCGATGAATTTCAAGCATTGTGCTTTACTACTCTACCTTTGTGGTTGAGATGATCAAATTGTTATGTCACTCTTTATAAAGTGTGATAAGATCACAAATGAGATCTTTTTTTGATTTGGTCATTTGGGTGTATAGCTGAGTTGGTAGAGATGCAAAATTTGGTAAGGTTGAATCACaaaagttagaaaaataaagaaatgatgCAAAATATCAACTTGAATGAAAGGACATTAAAGTTACTAGGATAAAAAAGTTGGGTTTTGATCTATCTTATCTAACCATGAACAATAGTTTCATGTTGGGAAACTCTacaattttatttcaagtttttttgtttgttgataTACATTtctttttacataatttatataaagcAAAGCAATATAGTTTGTTGCCAAGGTGAATGATTTGTTTCTTATTTCCTTTGATTGTTTGACTTTTCACCACTCATTCATTCGATTGGTGCTTTTGTTCTATACGATTCATTTTTTAGTTGGATCGGATTTGTCTTACggatttttattcataaaaaataagttactgAATCTCTAACACTTTTTTCTTTGTCCAATAAAAGTCATTATAGTTATCTTCATTTGATAAGAATTCTCTCCTTTATTTTATAAAGGGTCACTTTATTTGaccaaatatataaatgtttgtttAACATGAATGGTAAAATACAATTTGAACTTATAATATTTGGTTATACTCTTTTAGCACAACTTACTGGAATTGCTTTACTACATCACTTGTGGTTAAAGGATTTTACGAAGTTCAAacaaattcgatttcaaattgTAAGACTGTTAGAacttttttattagaattttaattttaacatttaccACCGTATTAGGGTCGAATTGTCAAAATAACTCTTTTTAGATTCATTTAAATTCCGCTGTTCTTTCAAATTTCACAATtgaaactattaaaaaaaaatcttaatccATTTAAACTCCagtattttctttcaaatttcaCAATTGAAACTATTAAGAAaatttttatcccaaattatgAGATTTGAAATATAAGATATGAATCACTTCAGTTGACTCCAAATAAAGAGCTGGATTTGACCATTctgagtttttttaattttatataaccgTTGTAATAATTagtgataaattattttcaaataataaactagtaatttttttaaaaaaataaaatagaagtggctttttttgtattaaaaagtaaatagaCGGTTTGCTTATTTTCCACGCCACTTGGTTGAAagaatttctctttcttcaaaCGGATTAAACGgtatcttctcttcttcttcctcactAAATACTCAATTCTTCTATTTCCTATCAGTGATCTTGCTGACAAGAGTATCTCCGGCGCCGGCATGAACGACtccgtttcttcttcttcttcttctcctcctccctGCGAGAATGAAggtattcttcttctctatccACACCTTGAGCGAAGTTTTAGTTTCTGTTTCCATTACATGAAATTCAATATTTGCTGCTACTTAGTTTGATTTTAATAGAATGAACACATTGCTGATTCAATATTCATTAAGagaatatttaaattgagtTATTGTCATAGACTCAAATCAGAATACTGGATATCGTATTCCGCCACCGGAAATTAGAGATATCGTTGATGCTCCTCCACTTCCAATCTTACTGTTGTCACCATGCAAAGATAATATACTGTTTCTAAGACGGAGTTCTATACCTCCTCTATCGGAATTGGCCAGGCCGGAATTGAAACTTGCTGGTATTCGAATTGATGCTGATTGTAATTGCCGTAGTCGATTGTGAGAACTCCACAAACTTATTCATACGCTTcctttatcaaaaatcaattgaaatATCTAATCGAAGCTTTTTTGTCTTCTCAAATGTTAGGTCATTCTATACTGGTATTGTAATCCACCAGCTATTGCCTGATGGTAAACTAGGTCGGGAGATTGAAGTGTGTGGCCTTCCTGAAGGTGCTAAGATTAATTTTGTCACCTGGTAAATTCCACATCAGAGATTCTCTaccttttttttgttattattattcgAATGTATTACATGAAGCTTTGTTTTATATATGATCCATTCTTGAGACATACATTTGAGAAATGCAGTACATTTTAAATCAGTTTTTTTAGCATATTAAATCCTTAGTTGGTGctgattatgaattttttatgttCAATTTATAAGGTCAAATGATGGGAAACATATTGCTTTTAGTGTTCGAGTTGATGAGGTAATCTCTTATGTTAAAGAAGCATTCAGTTACTCGAGTTTGTCTTACAGTAAGAAACTGTTCCAAACAGGAAGATGGTGGTAAGCTGAAAGTTTGGATAGCTGATGTTCAAACTGGGAAATCACGGTCCTTGTTTCAGTCATCAGATGTTTACCTGAATGCGATCTTTGATAAGTATACATGGTTACACCATTTAAACTTTCTGAGATTTCTGATTGctaacataatattttgtttttcattgtcAGTCTTGTTTGGGTGAATGAGTCGAGTCTTTTGATCTGCATTGTTCCTTTATCTCGTGGAAATCCACCTAAGAAGCCATTTGTTCCAACTGGTCCAAAAATTCAATCTAATGAACAGAAAAGTGTTTCTCAAGTGAGAACCTTTCAGAATCTGCTCAAGGATGATTACGATGagcatttatttgaatattatgcCACCACACAGCTTGTTTTGGTCAATCTGGATGGAATATTCAAGCCAATTGGACCTCCTGCTATATATACATCAATAAGTCCCTCACCCGATAGGAAATATATTCTACTTACATCAATCCATCGACCATACTCATTTACCTTGCCGTTTAGAAGATTTCCAAAGAAGGTTGATGTCTGGACAACTGAAGGGATGTTTGTTAGAGAACTCTGTGATTTGCCTCTTGCTGAGGACATCCCAATAGCATCAAACAGTGTAAGGAAAGGAATGAGATCGATCCATTGGAGAGCTGATAAACCTTCTATTCTCTGCTggtataaatatgataattctCAGACggttcttaataaaaaaaatattgtgtatattttttattgcgTACTGTTGTTCATTTTGGCATTATTAGGGTGGAGACGCAGGATGGTGGTGATGCTAAAATAGAAGTTTCTCCTCGTGACATAGTGTATGCTCAAGCTGCTGAACCTCTTGAAGGAGAAAATCCAAGAATATTGTGCAAACTTGATTTTCGTTATGGGTAAGGAATATAATATAAGATGACTTTCATTTTCCTTATGTTCTTTTTTAAAGAAAAGGATTGTGACGTGCTTATGTCTCATAGGAATATTTCCTGGTGTGATGACTCATTGGCCTTAATTTATGAGTCCTGGTACAAGAAGAGGCGATCAAGGACATGGGTTATTTCTCCTGAATCAGACAATGTGTGTTCACGCATACTGTTTGACAGGTCTTCTGAAGATGTGTACTCGGATCCTGGTTCTCCTATGATGTGCAGGACTCTTTCTGGAAGTTTTGTAATTGCCAAAGTAAAGAAGGAAAATTGTCCTGGCACATATATTCTACTAAATGGACATGGTGCTACACCCAATGGGAATATCCCATTCCTGGATTTGCTTGACATGTAAgtttcttttatcattttcatcttcttccttttcctacaaacaaacatatattaatagAGTCAAAATAAAGAAGTTACGAGCAGCAATTAGGAAAATATGAAGTTAATGGGTAGGTGTTACACTCTTACGAGGAAGAAAAGTAAGAGCAAAAAAAGTGCAAAAGTAAATGTGTCTTGAGTCTTGACTATCATCCATAGATGATAGCAGCTACACAGAGTCACTAAAATTGATATAATTGTAATCCCTTGGCGGAGAATATCATTGAAAAAACAATTCAACCCCGGGGCTTTTGAAGTGTTTTGAGAACCAGCATTTTGCTCCATACCAAGACTTTGAAGATCAAACTGTTTCAAAAGCATCACATATAATACATGAAGCAGTACTTAAACCATTGTGGAATATCATTTTCATCCTCTTGATTCATATTTGCTTACACATATTTTATTCCGTTCAGAAATACAGGTGTGAAAGATCGGATATGGGAGAGTgacaaagaaaaatattacGAAGTTGTTGTTGCTTTATTGTCTGGTGATGCTTCAGGGGAAATTTCCCTTGAAGGGTTGAAAATACTTACATCGAAAGAATCCAAAACTGAAATCACCCAGTACTTCATACAGAGCTGGCCAGAAAAGAAAGCTTGTCAAATTACTAATTTTCCTCATCCATACCCACAATTGGCATCAATGCAGAAAGAGATGATCAGATATGATAGGAATGATGGTGTTCATCTCACGGCAACTCTATACCTTCCTCCAGGCTTTGATCCAACACGGGATGGACCACTTCCTTGTCTCATTTGGTCTTATCCTGGAGAATTCAAAAGTAAAGATGCAGCTGGGCAAGTTCGTAAATCACCAAATGAGTTTTCAACCATTGATCCAAAATCTGCCCTACTCTGGCTGGCAAGAGGGTAGAaaacatatcattttttttatttgtttggtgGAACTGCTTTTCACTTgacattaaaattcaatttggaTGATCCCACCATCTGTTTTTAATTGATCAAGTCAGTATTGGTCGAACTTATTCAGGTTTGCTGTTCTATTGGGCCCGACTATTCCTATCATTGGAGAAGGTGACGAAGAGGCAAATGAtaggtatatttttatttggatattTTCCTCTTATAATCAAAGCTAGCCCACCATAATTGTTACATGCATAAACAAACTATATCTGAAATTTTATAcctttctaataattaatttttttttgcttatatatatatatatatatatatattaatatatatattgattcatTGTTCCTTCTTCAGTTATgtggaacaactggtagctagTGCGGAGGCTGCAGTTGAGGAAGTCATCAGACGAGGAGTAAGCTTTCTAtttcttttacattttcaaGAAACGGATGaccttttattattaataaagaaagggaaaaaaaatttgtgaacaaataaataaaaaatattactagcTAGTTACATTTATCaaataaagtgaaaaaaaatgaagaaaaagacTAAAAACTAAACTAATGCAACAAAAGTAATTAAGCAATATCTTTGAAATATCTATACCCCTTTCATATTCCACTTTGATATTATTGTTGGCATATCACTCATTTGTCATAACTGTGAATGTTTAGggtaatttgaattaaaattggggtctaattccaaattaatTGTTTGTTATATGGATTAAAAGAATGATTTAACTAATAGGTTGAGATCTTAGGTTTAATTCTCACTGAAAACACGAATTGGGGAGGTCGTGACAGTGGGATGATATGTATCATGTAAGTCtacaaaaagataaataaaaggtaatgaattggaattggaattggaattggaattataGTGACAGTGAGCAAAAAGGTCAAAAATTGCAATGGAATTGAAACGTTTGAGTTTTAGTTCTACCATTTCAACTTccaaattgtaattttattatttttccaaacataaagAACtgattccattttttttatagaatcaAAAGTCTTTTGTTCCATTAATGTCCATCCAAATTCCAAACATAGGTGGCGCACCCGAACAAAATAGCGGTGGGAGGACATTCTTATGGGGGATTCATGACAGCAAATCTTCTGGCACATGCCCCTCATCTTTTTAGCTGTGGCATTGCCCGGTCTGGAGCTTACAACAGAACTCTAACACCTTTTGGCTTTCAGGTACTAAACACTTGTAgctgatttttcatttttcataatGATGATGGGAATAAACACTCTTTGGTGGTGTAAATAAATAAAGCATGAAGACAGAACATTATGGGAAGCTACTAAAACTTATATAGAGATGAGCCCCTTCATGTCtgctaacaaaattaaaaagcCTATCTTGCTTATTCATGGAGAAGATGACAGCAATCCCGGAACCTTGACTTTTCAGGTAAGAAACAAAGAAagaatatttttcttcatattttgtttttgttagtttAAGTTTTAGAAATGATGGTACTTGGTGCAGTCCGATCGATTCTATAATGCTCTAAAAGGTCATGGCACAGCTAGCCGGCTTGTGATTCTTCCTTTTGAGAGTCATGCTTATGTTGCTAGAGAAAGCATAATGCATGTCTTGTGGGAAACCGATATTTGGCTGCAAAAATATTGTGTCAACAATTCATAAACAAAAGTTTACGATTTAAACAAATTGGGTATCATTATTATACCATTACTAATACAACGGATCCCATCAAACTTCGCGGTTAAGTTTGCTTTGGCAACAACTTAACCTTGGCAATAGTTGTTGTAATGGAATGGGTTAGACAAAAAGAGATAGAGCTTGGACCATCTCCCATATTGCCACTTTGGTATCATCACactactttttcttttttaattcataattaataaagTGTGTCCACGAAATAAGGTTAATTCTGCTCTGGATTAAGTGAATAAACAAACAGTGAACTTCTTTCTTAAAAAGATGAACTATGTTTAGTTTCGTGTGAAACCACTtagattattaaattatttattgagttttattttattgatactTAATTAATCATGTTCTATTATTCCCTCACATTCTCTAACCCTAAATTGcgaagtatttttatttattctttgtaGACTTTTTAGAGCATACAATATTTTcctcaatttttattttcaatgataataaaaaacattGTGGTGTATAGTtaagtttgtttgtttgtagtTGATGTGTTTAATAGGTTATCGAACttacgtttaaaaaaaaaaattgaaacatcaATATCTGTCTTAggttaactttattttattttttattatttttaagttttggAATGGTTAGGCAGCACTAACCATGATTACCAATTTCtaaaacattttgttaatttaaattcttttgtATATTTGTGAGTAGGATTAGCACATAATGATATTTAGagatttaaattgttaaattaaatagttaataacaagttttttcttcaaagaacattttataaaattgtatttagtTAGAATACTATTTATACAAACTAACAAGTGTGTTGTGTACACACTACACAATAACCTCTAATAAACGTAAGtttctataaaattaaaaatataacttttagatttcaatattaaaatatatttaaggtTCAAATTAAAGTTTTACTAAAGTTTAGGGACGATTAATACTTTTGAATGCACGTGACCGTGGCCGACCACCGGGGGAATGCCTGGGTTACTTGAACCGAATTACTTGGACCCTGCCCATACTTGGGGAACacactattaaaattttaattgtttttatttatttgaattttgacaaataaaaagttaaatagaTAATTTGTTGTTTACAAGGAATTCTAATGTTTTTTTAGCTATATTAGacactatattttaaaataatttattagagtaattaaaaagagttttatctaaaagaattttaaatttattttttacttaaaaatagtttaaactGAAGTGAAAacttatcatatataataaaaaaagaggatgatttcaaactatacaaataataattagtaacatgatattaattattagatCGGTATGGTATGGCTCCATTTTTTCAGGGCTCTaccaataattcaaattattatttggaaattgctcaatttttttattttttttataagtcaTCACTTCAATTACAAGAAACATTAAgttataatgattaaaatatatatttttaatattttaaaatgtattttttattattatttaggaaACTTTATTAATCCCTTACACATAGGCTATTCTTGTAAGTAAGATAGTTTAGACTTAAactaataatgttataaataaaaagagtgatattttagtattttaattaatttatttataaaattaaaataaatatgtgatcaatcaataaaaataaatcccattattattttatgttatacaaGGGGTAcctttttagaaagaaaaaaaatcccaTAAggaataatttcatatatttttagaagTTTTTGATGCATAAATCATAGAAAATATAGCTTATAATCTCTAAAATTTAAGATCAAATTCacattttacataaaaaataataataataatgctttttaaaaaataaagttgattctctataattaaatatactatcAAACAAGACATTGTTCATCTGCATGGAAAGCGAAATAAAAGTGAATAAATTATGGAATAAAGTACTTTTTGTATTGTCATCTAAGTGATAAGATtctaaaatgaattattaattaaagactATTGCTTATCCCTTAATCATTGATATTACTTACTccatctatttattttaatttttttctttatattgtatactttataaatttttaaacaataagTTTTAGGTACAGTATCAGTTagaataacaaatttattacttaaaaaaaagtcTTTGAAGTTGATTTCAAAACAGTTTATTAAACCATAATGGACTTCAATTTGGGTCCACTTTATACCTAAAATATGACCGCAACAATTTTGTAATTTTCTgttatagttttttaatttacaagtttTAAATAACATAACCGCATGCCCTTGTCtgtttatgattttatttttttttaactaaaataaaaaacataggacaacggattaagtaggTAATTCGTCAATCGATTTACTTAATCAGACGGTTAAGCGTAGAATTTGCCGCCCGACGGATTCGAATCCACTAGAAACTTTAGTatccattttttattatcactAGGTTAAAAgtgatgatttatttttttttaactaggacGACACCGTCATGTCCCCGCactcatttatgattttattattgttttttttaaggtaaaaaactaatataacttTACATTctgacttttatttttatttaagtaataattCATTTATGGTATTATTTGATTTAGTAGTAGCCATTTTTAACACTTACTTATTTTAGTGAGTACCAAacttaatcaattttaatttgttttactcaatttaatttttgaattgaggagtatgattttcattaaaattacaacgtttataataaaagttgaacttaaaatcttaaaatacttaaataggataatttattatatgttaGGACTTGTTCGGTTAAATAACTCAActtaatgaaatattattttactcaattcatttattcatggaaaataacatgattttttttatattttattattatatagtatttttattaaaaaattataaatttttaaaattatcgctcctcattattttttaaataattagttttatttaaaaaaacccaaatccaaacaaacaaatatatctaTTTTTACTCATCATATCTTAATAGGATAGAGTGGTTGAGTTTTTAATGGAAagcaagaaaaaaatattattttcaaataaactaatGCATGTGAAATGACAAATGTATACtatctttattaaaaataaaataatgaagttGAAAATTTATAACCAAGTTCAGAATGATAAAGCATAAATgcataataatgaataattaatcataaaattagagattaataatgataaaaaacaaaatcaatcaaTCCCCAACGGGCCACGTTCGCTCCAGGCCATTTCCatcagagagagagagagaaagaattcATGTTCTTCGCCTGTCTTCTCTGCCCATCTCTCtccctctttctctttctctctctccgcTTTTAATGCCGCATTATCTCTCCTTCAGCCAGATCAGATAGACTGTTAACAGTAGTCCTCCATTATTTCATTATTGATTTTTGTCTCTGCAACTTCTCCAAGGAGCTTCTTTctttcaagaagaagaagaagaagaagaagaagaaaagatggAGAGGCAAAGGAGTTTCTCACTTAAAGCTACAAGATTCTTGATGTTTTCCATAATAATCTCATCTTCTTTAATCTTTCTCATCTTCTTTTCAATCTGGGTCATAATCTCTCCCCCTGTTTCTCACCAATCCCATTTCCAAATTGATAAACCCTTCAATTTCACCTCTAATTCTTCTTCAAACGCCCACAAAACCAACATCACTTTCACAATGACGAAAAACCCACTAATTCTCGAATCAGAATCCGCCGCCAACGAGACCGTCGGAAAAACCCATGTACCGCCGCCGGAAAACATTCCTGGGTTTGTCGAGATCTCAACGATTAAAGGTCCTAGGATTAAGAAAAGAAAGTGGAACGTGTCGAATCATGTCGAATTTGTGAAACCAGAAAGAAGTATTCTTAAACAGAGGATGATATCGACTTGTGATGTTTCAAAAGGGAGATGGGTTTTTGATGATAATAACTATCCTCTTTATACAAATGATTCGTGTCCATTCATAGATGAAGGTTTTAACTGTCAAAGTAATGGTAGATTAGATCAAGATTACATGAAATGGAGATGGCAACCTCGAGATTGTCAAATACCCAGGTAACTACTAACTAGAGTGAATTTGAAACTGATTTCTTGATATGGAGATTGATGGATGGATTTGTATTGTAGGTTTAATGCAACGAAATTCTTGGAATTGATAAGAGGAAAACGAGTGGTTTTTGTTGGTGATTCGATAAACAGAAATCAATGGGAATCAATGCTGTGTATGTTAATGGGAGTTATTAAGGATCCAAGAAAAGTATTTGAGACTCATGGCCGAAGAATTACTAAAGAGAAAGGAGATTACGCATTCAAGTTTCAGGTAATTTGTTAAACCctaggccttgtttggtttGCATGTTAGAGGATTCATGATCTAGATTTTGAGTTATATTTGAGATTAACCCACTTCAAACAAGACCCTAATGTATGTGTTCATGACTTCATGATAGTGATTTTGAGTCAAACAAGACCTAGGGTTACAAATTGTTGGTTCATGAAAATAGCcttattcaaataatctggtTATTTGGGGATTCTATTTACCAAATTGTcctaaatatagttttaaaaattaaatagaggGGTATTTTTAGTATTTCATCTGATTGATTAGAAGATTCATGATTGAGGTtttgagttatttgagattaaccCATATCAAACAAGACCTAGTAGAATGTATGTTTTCAATTGAATACCATGTGACCATTTTGTTGGTTCATGAAAATAGTCTTATGCatattcattcaaataatctttGGTTATTTGGGGGTTCTATTACCAAATTGTCCTAAtgaatatagttttaaaaattaaatagaggGGTATTTTTAGTATTTCATTATGGAAACCCCTAATATATGTCTATGATCATCAGGACTACAAGTGTACAATTGAATACCATGTGACCCATTTTTTGGTTCATGAAAGTAAGACAAGAATTGGCAAGAAAAGAATGCCCACATTGAGGATCGATACTATGGACCGCGGCTCATCAAGATGGAAAGGCGCCGACATCTTGATATTCAACACCGCACATTGGTGGACACATTTCAAAACTAAAGCCGGGTGGGTACACAAAATGACCATCTTTTTACCAATTTTTCAATAGTTGAATCAAAATCCTAAGGGgtattcaatttttcttttattatcaGGATCAACTATTACCAAGAAGGTGATCAAGTTCATCCTCATCTAGATGTCTCAACAGCCTTTCAAACAGCCCTAACAACTTGGTCATCTTGGGTCGATAAATATGTCAATCCAAAAAAGACACTCGTTTTCTTTAGAAGTTCTTCCCCGGCCCACTTCAAGGGTGGGCAATGGAACTCAGGTGGTCACTGCACCGAGTATGTTAAACCGCTTAATGATATTCAAAACCGAATTTATCCAGAAAAGAATCGGGTTGTGGAGGATGTGATAAAGCAGATGAAAACTCCCGTTACATTCTTGGATATTACGGAAATGTCTGAATATCGAATCGAAGGGCACCCGTCTGTGTATGGTAAGAAGTCTTCGAAAGTTCAAGATTGTAGCCATTGGTGTTTGCCAGGGGTTCCTGACACTTGGAATGAGATATTATACTTTCATTTGTTGCTTAAAAGAAGAGATGTTTATGAAGAATGAATGATGATGGTTTGTTCTTATgaagaatgaatgaaaatgTAAATAGTTGAGGTGAAATTCTAAATGATTGTTGTGGttaatttcttttcatttttttaaatttaatcagattttttgaaaaattctaattaGAACAAAACTTTAGTgattataattgaaaatataaaatggtaaaaatttgaatattcaGTGAACAAGTTTTTTTAAGggataattttttcaattacaaaataatattaataatattttttttttaaaattcaaacattattgagaatgaaattaattaatactctAACAAAAAATTACACTTCTTTCTTCTACAAATTATACCCATTTTAATTCCACacattaaaatatgtttataagttttaatcattttattcaattttatcaaATTGGTTAATTTTTAGTCATTTTGATTAttggattttaaataaaatgaaacattttccAATAGGCTTGATTTATTGTAGAGGCCCAGCCCAatctgaataaataaataaaaaaaatatgtttttgagtAAAAAGGAATGGCCCGAGCTGCCGGCGAAGAAGTAAAACCATAACCACCAGGGGCTGGAAAGTGCGTATGAACCCTAGCTTCTCTgtcatcatcatcgtcgtctttctctctcatccatcCTGCTTCTTAAGGGGTAACATTTTCGCATTCTTTCActttaattgtgttttaatcGCATATAATCTGCATTTCTACGTTGTATATTGAAGTTCTAAGTTGTATTAATCTGTCATAGATAAGATGGACAAGACTGAGTACGTTATTATTTTGATTCTTCATATGGagaatcatttctcttttaacTACGAGCTTCTAGCAATTGGA
Proteins encoded:
- the LOC124912721 gene encoding probable glutamyl endopeptidase, chloroplastic, translating into MQNLNFSFFKRIKRYLLFFFLTKYSILLFPISDLADKSISGAGMNDSVSSSSSSPPPCENEDSNQNTGYRIPPPEIRDIVDAPPLPILLLSPCKDNILFLRRSSIPPLSELARPELKLAGIRIDADCNCRSRLSFYTGIVIHQLLPDGKLGREIEVCGLPEGAKINFVTWSNDGKHIAFSVRVDEEDGGKLKVWIADVQTGKSRSLFQSSDVYLNAIFDNLVWVNESSLLICIVPLSRGNPPKKPFVPTGPKIQSNEQKSVSQVRTFQNLLKDDYDEHLFEYYATTQLVLVNLDGIFKPIGPPAIYTSISPSPDRKYILLTSIHRPYSFTLPFRRFPKKVDVWTTEGMFVRELCDLPLAEDIPIASNSVRKGMRSIHWRADKPSILCWVETQDGGDAKIEVSPRDIVYAQAAEPLEGENPRILCKLDFRYGNISWCDDSLALIYESWYKKRRSRTWVISPESDNVCSRILFDRSSEDVYSDPGSPMMCRTLSGSFVIAKVKKENCPGTYILLNGHGATPNGNIPFLDLLDINTGVKDRIWESDKEKYYEVVVALLSGDASGEISLEGLKILTSKESKTEITQYFIQSWPEKKACQITNFPHPYPQLASMQKEMIRYDRNDGVHLTATLYLPPGFDPTRDGPLPCLIWSYPGEFKSKDAAGQVRKSPNEFSTIDPKSALLWLARGFAVLLGPTIPIIGEGDEEANDSYVEQLVASAEAAVEEVIRRGVAHPNKIAVGGHSYGGFMTANLLAHAPHLFSCGIARSGAYNRTLTPFGFQHEDRTLWEATKTYIEMSPFMSANKIKKPILLIHGEDDSNPGTLTFQSDRFYNALKGHGTASRLVILPFESHAYVARESIMHVLWETDIWLQKYCVNNS
- the LOC124912198 gene encoding protein trichome birefringence-like 6; this translates as MERQRSFSLKATRFLMFSIIISSSLIFLIFFSIWVIISPPVSHQSHFQIDKPFNFTSNSSSNAHKTNITFTMTKNPLILESESAANETVGKTHVPPPENIPGFVEISTIKGPRIKKRKWNVSNHVEFVKPERSILKQRMISTCDVSKGRWVFDDNNYPLYTNDSCPFIDEGFNCQSNGRLDQDYMKWRWQPRDCQIPRFNATKFLELIRGKRVVFVGDSINRNQWESMLCMLMGVIKDPRKVFETHGRRITKEKGDYAFKFQDYKCTIEYHVTHFLVHESKTRIGKKRMPTLRIDTMDRGSSRWKGADILIFNTAHWWTHFKTKAGINYYQEGDQVHPHLDVSTAFQTALTTWSSWVDKYVNPKKTLVFFRSSSPAHFKGGQWNSGGHCTEYVKPLNDIQNRIYPEKNRVVEDVIKQMKTPVTFLDITEMSEYRIEGHPSVYGKKSSKVQDCSHWCLPGVPDTWNEILYFHLLLKRRDVYEE